The nucleotide sequence CCCGTCACCACACGTCCACGTCCCCCATCACCACACGCCCCCGTCCCCCATCACCACACGTCCCCGTCCCCCATCACCACACGTTCCCGTCCCCCATCACCACACGTCCCCGCCCCCGTCCCGTCCCCATCACCACACATCCCCATCACCGCACGTCTCGTCCCCATCACCACACGTCTCGCCCCCCAGTCCCCACCACCACACGTTCCCATCACCACACGTCCCCATCACCACACGTCCCCATCCCCCATCACCACACGTCCCCGTCCCCCATCACCACACGTCCCCGTCCCGTCCCCCATCACCACACGTCCCCGTCACCACACGTCCCGTCCCCCATCACCACACGTCCCCGTCCCCATCACCACACGTCTCTCCCCCAGTCCCCACCACCACACGTCCCCACCACCACACGTCCCCATCACCACACGTTCCCGTCCCCCATCACCACACGTTCCCGTCCCCCATCACCACACGTCCCCGTCCCCCCGTCCCCATCACCACACGCCCCCGTCCCCCATCACCACACGTCCCCGTCCCCCATCACCACACGCCCCCATCaccacacgtcccccatcaccACACGTTCCCGTCCCCCATCACCACACGTTCCCGTCCCCCATCACCACACGTCCCCGTCCCCCCGTCCCCATCACCACACGTCCCCGTCCCCCATCACCACACGCCCCGTCCCCCATCaccacacgtcccccatcaccACACGTccccccatcaccccatcacccccaTCACCACACGCCCCGTCCCCCGTCCCGTCCCCATCACCACACGTCCCCATCACCACACGTTCCCCGTCCCCCATCACCACACGTCTCGTCCCCATCACCACACATCCCCATCACCACACGTCCCCATCACCACACGTTTCCCCACCCGTCCCCCATCACCACACGTTTCCCCCACCCGCCCCCATCACCACACGTTGTCCCCCATCACCACACGTTTCCCCGTCCCCCATCACCACACGTTTCCCCCACCCGTCCCCATCACCACACGTTCTCCCCCCCCAGTACCCATCACCACACGTTTCCCCCCATCACCACACGTCTCCCGCCGTCCCTGTCACCACACGTTTCCTCCCCCGTCCCCCATCACCACACGTTTCCTCCCCCGTCCCCCATCACCACACGTTTCCTCCCCCGTCCCCCATCACCACACGTTTCCTCCCCCATCACCACACGTTTCCTCCCCCATCACCACACGTTTACCCCCCCGTCCCCCATCACCACATGTTTTCCCCCACCCGTCCCCCATCACCACACGTTTCCCCCACCCGTCCCCCATCCCCATCAGTCCCCCATCACCACACGTTCCCCCCAGTCCCCCATCACCACACGTTTCCCCCCCGTCCCCCATCACCACACGTTTCCCCCATCACCACACGTTTCCCCCATCACCACACGTTTTCCCCCCGTCCCCCATCACCACACGTTTCCCCCCAGACCCCATCACATACCCTTCACCCACTGCCATTTCTCCATCACTGTTGAAGATTGCCTCATTGGAGCCTATAAGTTGTCTTTCCCCTTGAAGACTTTGTGTTATCATATTTAGCTTGTTTTCCATTTAGTTAGCGTCCAATGTCCATGCGTGTAGCCATTTTTCAATGTTTCTGTTTTATTCTTGTTATCCATTAGTAGACTACTTGTAATTCCTCTATCATCCATCTTGGTTCCCCCTCTCCCTGGACAAAGCCCACTCCTTAACCCAGCCATCTCTCTCACCATGCCGTGTCTAGCCCTCTAGTGACAGATGAGACATGCTATCACGCGGTGTCCTCTACTGCAGGAGCTCCTGAACGCACCACTAGGCATCCCTGTACTCAGTGTTATACACAGAGAGAAAGCCCTCTGTCTCTGGGGTGGTCCCCAACCTTGTGTTCAGTAGATACCAAACGGAACGAAAACGCTCAGTGAAACAGAGGTACAATCTGAACCTGTCCAGTAAGAAATGTCTGTTTTCCTATTCCATTGCAAAAGATTTTGTTGTGTTGTCCAATAACCCCGACCCAGGCCATAGGTCTTATCGGTAAGCATGTTGCTTCTGTGGTAGGGACTGGTAGTTCCCACGATGAGTGATTTTTAAGGACTAATCTGAGGGAAGCACACAGAAGCATGGTTTatacctgactccaataatcacctaattatgatcttcagtttagaatgcaattagtttaaatcaggtgtgtttgctAGGGAGGAGGTGTGACCccaatcaggcccccgaggactggcGTTGCCCAGGCCTGGTCTAGAATGAGGAACGGTGAAGAGGCTCAGACGTCAGAGATAAGGTGTGAGGCATTTCTATCGGAACACCGCGCACAAACCATGAACTGAACACGCTGAATAGGGAAGCTGTCCACATCTGTCATTGTGCACAAACAGACCTTCGTGTGACCACAAGAGCCACAACTGGACATTACAGGGTAGTTGTTGGTTACAGGGGTAGTTGTTGGGAGTGGGCTCCAAACAATGTatcacaaggcactacagaagtgAACCTGGTCTCTCGCTCTTATTTGATAAGGGGTACGATTGCGTTTCGATGTTATTCTGACTGCCTAGGACCGAATACAATCTCTGAGCAAGTTTGTGGACAGACAAACCCACCACGTCCCCAGTCAGTGTCCCCAAcggtcactctctccccctccccacctaccACCTCACTACTCTAGACCCTCTAGTCTGTAGCCAGACTGCCTGTGGTTGGTCAGTGCCATGATAAAGCACCTCTCCCCCTCTAACAGGATCCTACAGAGTTAGAGGGTGTAGAAGACCAGCCTGATAACTCCGTTAGCAGTGAAGTAGAGATGGAGTCAGAGGAGACcattgcagagagaaagaggaagatggTAAGTTCTGTGAGCCAGGGCTGCAGCGCGCCCTGCTGTGTGCAGCCCATACACCCCCCCCCTCATAGGAAAAAGCTCATCCTTGCTGGTATGGGTCACTGTTTGTGTGGTGGTGGTCCCCCCCCACCTCCCTGCTTCTGCTGCTGTCTCTGCCTCATCCTGTTGCTGTGTAGCCTAGCTCGCGCCCCCCCCACCCTGCTCTCTGTTGCTCACTCGCTTCCTCTGGCAGAGCCCTCAAACACTGAGGCTCGGTGTTTTGGTCATCATTATACATATTTTCCTCATTTATTTAATAGCTCATTTGCTAAACCATCACACATTGCACCATTCTGGGCCCTCCAGAGCCACAggccctctaccccctccttctcctctctaatTAGCTGAGTAAACAAGAGCCCCAGCCTCAACACACGTAAGTACTGGAActctccctgtgtgtctgagtATGACCCTCATACAGAATTGGCAAACTGTTTTGAAATGACCaattactctcctctctcctgctaaaGAGCTCTGGTGACCTAGAGAGTTGGGCTCACACACACTCTGGCacgctctccctctgtcatatacacacacacactctggaaatTACCCTGCTGTCAGCTCCCTTTCACACTACAAGGCCCAAGGTGTAAAGCGCTGACTCATCGTTCTGGCCAATGGACTGGCTCACTCTCTGTTAAATAGCcctgagcgagagagaagagggggtggggggacttTGTTGCCAGGGCCTCATTGAGTCTGGGACATCCAATAGCCTGCCTCCCTCCAAGGGAAGCTGCAAGCTGGTCCAGGAggaggaacccccccccccttactgtGGAAGAACGTCCTCTGATGTGACAATCACCCACTGGTCTGGTGTATGTATGGTGTTAAACCACACATCCACAACAATGCCCTGTCCGCATGGGCTCTTAACACtggtgatgtctgtgtgtgtttggcatggTATGTCTCCCACACTCATGTTAAACATCCGGCTTGGTGCCAGGGATACAGACACGGCATGGAACACACAGTTAAAATGTTAGTTGCAGTAATGTTCGGTTTTGGGTGTTGCAGATGGTATGTAGTTGCTTGTCATCAACCTTGGTGAAAGTTGGTGATTGGGTTGGTTGCTATTGTCTTGGTTTTCTTTCCTTGTGTCGTGGGTTCAGTGTGTGGTTTATGACACTGGTGAACATGTGGCCGAGTTCCAGTGGTGGTGGGTTGTGTTGAAATCACTGTTCATTCATTCAGCCCAAATAAAGTCTTCCTACTGGATATGCTGGTGTaagcagacaaggtaaagaagCCCTGACTGGACACACGTCTACAGGCATAAGGCAGCCATTCTCCCTATCTGcgcccctcttctctcccctctttcataaCCCTGTAGTGGCCAGGTCACCTCTCTACACCCCCACCTGTCTGAGGATCCCTGAGGGTCGGCACACACTGAAGCCCCTAGAGTGGGGAACCgtggtggtgtgtgtatgttctaTGTGTGTTATTGGGGGGGACCGGGCCTCTTGTCTTCTaaaccaggctgtctctctgtaaACCATTCAGGCCAGCCCAGCGGAGGAGTCCCATCTGCAAGGCGTGGGGGCCTCCAGCTGTCTGGGACTGAGTAAACCGGAGGTAAACCTGACCCACCAACCCCTACCCACCCCCAAACATACCCACCcccgcctgcctgccttcccCTCCACCTCATAGGGGACCCCACTGACTGACAAACATACTAACCCCCACCTCCATCTTCCCTCCACTGACCGGCCCTGTGGCAGACCCCAGTGTGTCTCTGCTACTGGGGGTGGTAAAACTAGTCTGGTGGAGGCAGCCGTGGTGTTCTAAACACCCTGAATGGTTTGGTAAGGGTTAATGTTACGTTCCCACCTTCCACTTCCAGTTAGTTTGGTCTCACATCAACAGGGTGTTTACTTGTTCTATCTCCATTGGTTTTTCCTCCACTGGAAGAGGAAGTGGTGGTCCTTTTTCTGTCATTCTGCGCCGCTGCTGTTTTTTTCTCTGCCAGCCAGACTGCCTCTTGCCTGTCCTGTGTTGCGATAACGTGTCCCTCCCCCTCTAGGCCCAGTGGGTTCAGGAGACTAGGCCACGTGGACTAACGCTTActgctctgtcctcctctcctctacagacCCGtgaagagaggaagatggaggccATCCTGCAGGCCTTTGCCCGcatggagaagagggagaagaggcggGAGCAGGCCCTGGAGAAGATTGGCACCAAGTCAGAGGGGGGCATCAAGGAGGAGCCCCCTGCCACCCCCGAGGCCGACATGCAGTCTCCTGGTATCATGACGGTAAGTGATAGTTGACTCAACATGTTCGTTATGCCTGCACTCTCTCTTAGACATTGGTTCCACCAGGTCGTCAGTATTAAAAGAGGATGTTGTCAATAATCTGAAGGGTTAGCTAATGGTGACTATAAACTCATCCAAAACTATGCTACTGTACTCTatcctaaccctgtctctcccagcccctGCTAGAGGTAAAGGAGGAGCCGGGTCTCAACAAGCCCACACCGGCCAAGCTGCGAGGCAGCAAGCAGAGGAAGAGCTTCTCGCGGAGCCGCACCCACATCGGGCAGCAGAGGCGGCGAGCGCGCACCATCAGCACCTGCTCTGACATACCTCCCGGCTCGCCCGGGGAACTCCTGGACCCCCTGGCCAATGATAGCCTAGACGTAGAGGCCTCCAGGGATCCTGAACCAGAGGCCCTCTCCTCCCATGCCCCCGACACCAGCCCCCCTTACAGTGGCTCCCCGGCCCCTGACAGAAACCGCTCCGGGCAGAAGTACCCCAAAACTAAAAAGGTATCCGAGCCACGGCTCAGTGCTCACCCCTAAACATGACTAGTCACTATTCTATTTAGACTAATAGGAATGTTCTACTCCTTCTAGTGAAATTTCACTCAATACTATAATTAAATGCAGTGTGGTTCTGActaaagctctctctctgtctctctacagcaCTTAGTGAGTGAGTGGTGCGTCGACAAGCAGGAGCGGTCATTGCGGACCCCAGAGCCGGCCCCGGAGAGGCCCCTGAGGATCAGCAGCGACCCTGAGGTGCTGGCCACCCAGCTCAACGCCCTACCCGGCATGGGCCCCAGCCCGCACGTCTACAGCACGCCCAAACACTACGTCCGCTTCTCCTCGCCCTTCCTGGCCAACCGCAGCCCCACCACCCCTGGGGTGCCCACTGGACGCCGGCGTTCCCGCGAGCTGCCCGACACGCCGCCCACCTCAGGCTCCTGCAAGAAGGTATGTTGTTCACCACCTCACAGAGGAATGGAGAGTTAGCTGTCAGGTATAGAAAAACAGACTGGCGGGGTTAACCGGGCAGAGGGACAGACTGGCGGGGTTAACCGGGCAGAGGGACAGACTGGCGGGGTTAACCGGGCAGAGGGACAGACTGGCGGGGTTAACCGGGCAGAGGGACAGACTGGCGGGGTTAACCGGGCAGAGGGACAGTATTATTGTCAATAACAGAGACTTAGGTTTTCTAAGATGTAGCTGCCTTGGAGATTAGTGAACGTGATTTTGTATTTGTGGTTGACATGTCCaagtcctctccctccctgtcttctccccaCAGCGCTGGCTGAAGCAGGCTCTAGAGGAGGAGACCACCACCCCTCCACCCAGCAGCGGCCGGCCCACCCTGGTCATGCCTAGCGAGGGCCCTCTCAGCCCCCCTATCAACGGGGACTCTGATAGCCCACTCCCCTACAACGGAAGCTGCACCTTGCCAGGTGAGGACTCTGGTGAGGACTCCGGAATGTGTTTCTCATCACTTAGAAGGAACATAAGTCTTGTCTGTTTTTTGCATGTGAGTAACCCTtcctctctgtgtatgtgtcatACAGAGTTGCCAACTCCTCTGAAGAAGCGGCGCCTGGGTCTGTGTCCACTGGACGCCTGCATGTCAGAGAGCTCCACCCCCTACGGCTCTCCCTGCGCAACGCCAACCCGGGCCGACCTATCAGAGACGCCGGGTACACCCTTGCTGCTGGCCACACCACCCCGCGTCACCCGTATGGAAGAACCGAGCCCCGAGCCTCTACCtagcacccccacacacacactcagtgcccCGCAGGAAGTAAGACACGCACTCtcacctacaaacacacacacactcatagtgGGAAGTGAACCATGTGTTAATATCTCTGTTCCTGTGTCCACAGAGCGAGTCTTCCCTGGACAGCTCACCAGAGGGCAGTCGCAGACCCAGCCCCCAAGAGGCTGAGCGGCCACCTTCGCTGCTCTCCTCCCCCTGTGTAGCGGTCAGGGCTCCCAGTCTGGATGTGTTGCCCCCCCCAAGAGGCCAAGACCAGCGCCCCCCTGAGCCCCCAGCCCCCCACCCCCGAGCCCCAGGACTGTGTGGGAGAGGAGGGGCCAGAGACAGTGACCGAGGGCAGCAGCGACACCCCCTCCTCCACAGACCcagcctcttcctccctcctccccccctggATGAAGAGTCCAGAGAGAGTGGGTCTGTCAGGGCCAGGGGGTCTGTCCTTCTCCCCCATCAACTCTAACCTGAGGGACCTTACCCCCTCACACACCCTGGAGCCCATCTTGGCCTTCAGGCCTGAGGCTGTGGCTGGTGTTGTGACAGtgacagtaccagtacccctggcAGCAGGACCCTTCACAGAGGCTGCAGGGTCTCTCTTCTACCCCTGCCCTGAGGAGGGGGGGAACGCTGGCCTTCTCTCGTTCACTAAGTGGAGACAGCACCGGAGAGGGAGGGTCAGGACAGAATCCCCCACAGAAGAAAAAGGTGAGTTGCTATATTCTCTATTCAGCCTCCCCATTCAAGCTGTGTTAGGGTTCCTGGACTGATAAAGGTACGTCTGTTTTCGTGTGATGTcatgtgttttcccaggtgtctTTACTGGAGTACAGGAAACGTCAGCGAGAGGCGCAGCGCAGCGGCTCCAAAATGGAATGCGGCTCGCCTGTCTCTACAACACCTACCCTGGTGGAGATGTTCCCTCTGCCCATGGAGACTACTCAAGAGCCTCCACCCCTGGCTCCTGCTCCGGACCAAGCTCCAGTGGCCCCCACCCCGCCTGAGTCAAATGACCCCCAGCCCAGCGAGGACACAGAGCCCCCTgtcgagggggagagagaggggggagagggacagTGGACCTCGTCCACCTCGGTGGAGCAGGCAAGAGAGCGTGGCTACCACAGAGCCCTGTCGCTTAGTGACCACAGCAAGGacaaaggtacacacacacacacacacaccacttggaCATAACTTCTTTACTGATGATAGTTTAATTGTAATAATGTGTGCCTGTTTCAGATGGAGAGACCGAGGGCAGTGAGGCCCCAGTCAGCAGAGATTGTTCATCTCCTAGCCTGCAGAGGACCCCAACCCACACGGTAAGAAACATTCTGCTTTCTGGCTCAAACAGTAGTGTGAAGTACATGTTGCTGCCAAACACAGCCATCACACAGCGTATAGTGTAGGTCAATCTCTTTTTGTCGTCAGTTTGCAGTGTGCCCCCCGACCATTCGTTCCAACAAAGATCTTCCCGCGGCTGAATGTAGTTGCCTACCCCTGATGTAGGCTGTTATTGTTCATGACTTACCCGTTCcctcgctcagtctctctctcctccctagcCGTGTTCTCCTGGTCCCAGCAGCCCGTCCCAGCCTGGCAGTCGcatagtgaaggaggaggagagtgacagCCGGCCTCGGACCCCCTCCCAGGCCGCCCCACAGCAGCCCAGCAAGCCTGCCGTACCCAAGACAGCCCCCCTGACCCCCACCAAGCTACAccctgctgccccctaccctgcCCCCTCACTCCTCCATTCCCCCAAACCCCAGGCCCAGGGCTCCCCTTACCGCAGCCAGAGGGCCTTCCTCTTTGCTCCTCCTCAGTCCCAGCCACAGGCTCAACCAGGGCTGCCCCCCTTCTCCCAGTACAGCCCACAGTCcgctccacctccccctcctccaccagcACCTCCAGCCTCAGCGGCCTACTTCTCCAGCCAGTCAGCCCCCGCCGTGGGATCCTTCCCTGGGTTCAAGCCTGCAGTGACGTCCCCATTCCCCCTGGAGCCCAGCCCCTCCTGCAGACTCTTCCTCCCCACGCCCTGCACTACCAGAGCTCTaccactcccccctcctccccctcccccaccacaaCACCCTGGGCCCAGCCCGGCCCTGCTACACGTTAACCTGCAGCCTCCTCCTGTCCAACAGCACCAGCTCCTCCTGACCACATCccccagtcctccctccctcctcctccgccccctcccccacagGGCCAGACCCACCAGCTGCAGCAGCCCAGTGCCAGCACCCTCCTGTCACTCAACCAGGGCTtgcctcttcctccacccccacccccctcctgcctcctccaCCGGTGTCCCCATGCAAGTGCAGGCCCCTCACCACTTTCAGAACTTGGGGGCTTTCCAACCCCGCTGATGCACACCGGCGGCACAGCTAACCCCTCGGTGCCCCCTCCACCTACCCCCGCCCCACCAGCAGACTGGactgcccccctcctcccctccccagcaGCAGACTCAGCCGGCCCAGGCCGTGCCCACCGCCACTCAGATGCCCAGTGGAACTGGTGGGGCCCCTGCGTCCCCCGCCCCCTTTCACAACGCTGGGTACCTGGGCACGGGGTGGCACTGACCGCCTCCATGCAGGCCTCCCCCTTGGCCCTGCCAGCCCCTGTGAACTCACTCTGAGAGGAGCTTGATGACAGACAGCGGAACACAACAAGCAACAAAAGCTGTAAATATTTTCTATGTACCTGAACACATGGCCAATGGAAAAACAGGAGAACGTGGGATAAAGGGGTGCTTTTTAAAGGACAAACTGAAAACAAGGACCGTGAAACAATCTTATTAAGAGACTTTGTGTTTGAAAATGGATGATTCCCCCGGTgctcatcccactctctctccgacgtccctccctctgttttcttTTGAATTTCCCTCCTGTGGCGGAGAGAGTGCCTGACCGTCTGACCGTCTGTCTGTTTTGGACTTCTATTGTAAGGTCCCGCACTTTCTGTATCAATGTACATTCCAGCCTCCACCCCCCTTCGTCAGTTAGTCCGCCTTTCACTTCTACTTCTCTTTGTCTATTGTCTGCTCTTCTACACCGTTTATTCGTTTTATCTAGTGGCTCATTATAGCAAACAGAAAGCTTTTTGTATAGAGAAAaaatagttattattatttttattcctCTGTGTAACAAATATCTGTGCACCGCTGCAGTGATTCAGAATGCTGTTCTGGGAGCCCGCTTCACTGCCCCAGGAGACtgcactcgtgtgtgtgtgtgtgtgtgtgtgtgtgtgtgtgtgtgtgtgtgtgtgtgtgtgtgtgtgtgtgtgtgtgtgtgtgtgtgtgtgtgtgtgtgtgtgtgtgtgtgtgtgtgtgtgtgtgtgtgtgtgtgtgtcctgtgtcctgtgtcctgtgtcctgtgtcctgtgtgtcaGTGGGAGAAAGGGAAGTGATAGACAGTAAGAGTGATGGTGTGAAACGAGTGCAGTAGTCCTCTGTGGTAGCCAGAGTGAGGTCTCACCCGTAGGTAGGACGTTAGCGGTTTATTTTTGAATATCAATGGTTATTTGTAGAAATTGTAATTTAATGTATAGGTGGTTACTCCAGCTTTCCTCCGGAAACAGGTTGTATATATTTGCTTCTTTTCTTTCCTATGCTTGTACAATTGGCTCCCATCCCATTTTGGAATCTGGTTGTAAATACGAGCGCTCTTCTTGGCAAAGATGAATGTTTCTGTGACAATAGCACTTTTTATTTAGTTTTTCCTCTCTGGACTATTCAGTGTAGTCTTTTAttatttgtgtgtgcgtgtgagtatgtttgtgcagaggagagagactcaaACACTGCACTGGTTGGCTATTTTCATGGTTCATTATAATAAATCACTGTAATGACAGTTTTATACCACTGGTggtgttgtgtgtctgtctgtatgttctgtctgtctgggagaaGGAAGGCTGATATGTTGGCATATTTTCAAACGGTTGACGGATGCCTCCTACCTGACGTGGTCCTTGttatccgggatccttgggacgtccctactcCATAGAAGTAACGTTGAAAATGGTCAAGGAAAGGGTTAGGTAAGTATTAAGTttagggtagggatgtcccaaggaaCCCCGGATAGCACTAACCTACCTGACAAGCCACCAGCATGCTGCCTGTCGCCTCCAAATAAAACTCATTTGAAAAGTCGTGGTTGGATGCTGTCGGACAACTTCACCATATCATGGAACCATAGAGACCTGAACCATCTTCAGCATGTCCCCTGAGAATTCCTTTAGAGTGGATTACCTTTCAGGTGTAAGGAATGTGTACCATCATGCCAGCAACAGATATGCCCATTAATGAATATTTCTTTAGTGGTTGCCTGCTATCTTATCACAACAGATTGTAGACCTTTCCATCAGGAGAGCAACACTAACTGCATCTAATGAGCGCCTGCCTCTCTTCCTGACAGGGATGCATGTTGGTTAGTGGTAGTTCCTCACTGGTAAGCAGATGTTGCGACAACCCTCTCTTTGATCTGTTGTGCTGTGTGCATATCAATGTGGACACTCCGGTCTTCATGAACCTCAATGATTAAGCAGACCCTTCATGGTTACAAGTGCTCTCCTGTCCCCGTTATGCACATGACTAACCAGCACAACAACACACCACTCCTGGTTTTGGAGTGTCTCCCATGTTCACAAGGAGAGATTCCACAGTTCAGGGACATGTGGTCTAGAGAGGACATGTGGTCTAGAGATAAGTGTTTGACGAGAAGTCTGAAGTTCAATGCCTGGCccggttagttttgcatggcccGGTGCCCCGGGTGGGTGGAGTTTGCGTATtttagaccattccattggtCCTTAAGTGAATTCTCCACCCACCTGATGCACCGGGCCATGCAAAACGAAGTGGTCCAATCAGAATAGGGCTATAGGGGTTGGGCAAGTGGGTGCTTTTGGGTTGTGTATAGTTAATTGTTCCAAGAAGAGAGAAGTGCATTTACAACGTCATTTCTCTGAAGTGCCGCTAAAACACAGTAAATTGTGCATGAGACCAAACTCCCCAGATCTTTCGATTTCACTAACAGTTTATTTCTTTGGACCTCTTTTAACCGCACTAACAGAAAGAACAACACAAATCTtatccacacacacatgcaggtgagTAGAGAGATTAACATGGTCATTTGAAGATCAGCTCTATAAATGAAGTGTATTCTCCTTTTGTTCTGTGCTACAGTAGGCCAATGTTAACTATCAAGAGCTGACTGATTCCAGGAAATGTTTTATGGTTTTACCTTGGTCTCTGTCTAGATATGGCGTCTTCCAACAGTGTCCTTGCTGAAGAGCAGTGCCTGTGCTCCATCTGTCTGGATGTGTTCCCTGAGC is from Oncorhynchus gorbuscha isolate QuinsamMale2020 ecotype Even-year linkage group LG14, OgorEven_v1.0, whole genome shotgun sequence and encodes:
- the LOC123994441 gene encoding inactive histone-lysine N-methyltransferase 2E-like isoform X1, which translates into the protein MSIVIPVGVDTADTSYLEMAAGSDRPESVEASPVVVEKSSYPHQIYSISSHHSHSYIGLPYADHNYGARPPPTPPASPPPSMLIRPGEGLFVPGGLQDEASRGTTLSTSEDGSYGADITRCICGFTHDDGYMICCDKCSVWQHIDCMGIDRQHIPETYLCERCQPRILDRDRAIVLQTRKRENMSGEWRDGIPVCISADGDTSATESGDEVPLELYTAFQHTPTSIILTTGRLAGNKQADKKRKRSGEKEPVATSARAKKAFREGSRKSSRVKGGAPEMEPGEHPSLWENKMKAWMEAYEDAGSNQYSEDVQILLRVKEAGDGKTLAYNTHTATFKPPVESQVQKNKKILKAVRDLAPDSLIIEYRGKFMLRQQFEANGCFFKRPYPFVLFYSKFDGLEMCVDARSFGNEARFIRRSCTPNSEVRHVLEDGMLHLYIYSLRSISKGTEITIGFDYDYGCCKYKVDCACVRGNPECPVLKHNLEPTENLEASSRRRGRKDKEPMMQRGDHLDLGQNQNMTLDCDGKTKGLGADGKQRKLSPLRLSISNNQDPTELEGVEDQPDNSVSSEVEMESEETIAERKRKMASPAEESHLQGVGASSCLGLSKPETREERKMEAILQAFARMEKREKRREQALEKIGTKSEGGIKEEPPATPEADMQSPGIMTPLLEVKEEPGLNKPTPAKLRGSKQRKSFSRSRTHIGQQRRRARTISTCSDIPPGSPGELLDPLANDSLDVEASRDPEPEALSSHAPDTSPPYSGSPAPDRNRSGQKYPKTKKHLVSEWCVDKQERSLRTPEPAPERPLRISSDPEVLATQLNALPGMGPSPHVYSTPKHYVRFSSPFLANRSPTTPGVPTGRRRSRELPDTPPTSGSCKKRWLKQALEEETTTPPPSSGRPTLVMPSEGPLSPPINGDSDSPLPYNGSCTLPGEDSELPTPLKKRRLGLCPLDACMSESSTPYGSPCATPTRADLSETPGTPLLLATPPRVTRMEEPSPEPLPSTPTHTLSAPQESESSLDSSPEGSRRPSPQEAERPPSLLSSPCVAVRAPSLDVLPPPRGQDQRPPEPPAPHPRAPGLCGRGGARDSDRGQQRHPLLHRPSLFLPPPPLDEESRESGSVRARGSVLLPHQL
- the LOC123994441 gene encoding inactive histone-lysine N-methyltransferase 2E-like isoform X10, coding for MLIRPGEGLFVPGGLQDEASRGTTLSTSEDGSYGADITRCICGFTHDDGYMICCDKCSVWQHIDCMGIDRQHIPETYLCERCQPRILDRDRAIVLQTRKRENMSGEWRDGIPVCISADGDTSATESGDEVPLELYTAFQHTPTSIILTTGRLAGNKQADKKRKRSGEKEPVATSARAKKAFREGSRKSSRVKGGAPEMEPGEHPSLWENKMKAWMEAYEDAGSNQYSEDVQILLRVKEAGDGKTLAYNTHTATFKPPVESQVQKNKKILKAVRDLAPDSLIIEYRGKFMLRQQFEANGCFFKRPYPFVLFYSKFDGLEMCVDARSFGNEARFIRRSCTPNSEVRHVLEDGMLHLYIYSLRSISKGTEITIGFDYDYGCCKYKVDCACVRGNPECPVLKHNLEPTENLEASSRRRGRKDKEPMMQRGDHLDLGQNQNMTLDCDGKTKGLGADGKQRKLSPLRLSISNNQDPTELEGVEDQPDNSVSSEVEMESEETIAERKRKMASPAEESHLQGVGASSCLGLSKPETREERKMEAILQAFARMEKREKRREQALEKIGTKSEGGIKEEPPATPEADMQSPGIMTPLLEVKEEPGLNKPTPAKLRGSKQRKSFSRSRTHIGQQRRRARTISTCSDIPPGSPGELLDPLANDSLDVEASRDPEPEALSSHAPDTSPPYSGSPAPDRNRSGQKYPKTKKHLVSEWCVDKQERSLRTPEPAPERPLRISSDPEVLATQLNALPGMGPSPHVYSTPKHYVRFSSPFLANRSPTTPGVPTGRRRSRELPDTPPTSGSCKKRWLKQALEEETTTPPPSSGRPTLVMPSEGPLSPPINGDSDSPLPYNGSCTLPGEDSELPTPLKKRRLGLCPLDACMSESSTPYGSPCATPTRADLSETPGTPLLLATPPRVTRMEEPSPEPLPSTPTHTLSAPQESESSLDSSPEGSRRPSPQEAERPPSLLSSPCVAVRAPSLDVLPPPRGQDQRPPEPPAPHPRAPGLCGRGGARDSDRGQQRHPLLHRPSLFLPPPPLDEESRESGSVRARGSVLLPHQL
- the LOC123994441 gene encoding inactive histone-lysine N-methyltransferase 2E-like isoform X3, with product MSIVIPVGVDTADTSYLEMAAGSDRPESVEASPVVVEKSSYPHQIYSISSHHSHSYIGLPYADHNYGARPPPTPPASPPPSMLIRPGEGLFVPGGLQDEASRGTTLSTSEDGSYGADITRCICGFTHDDGYMICCDKCSVWQHIDCMGIDRQHIPETYLCERCQPRILDRDRAIVLQTRKRENMSGEWRDGIPVCISADGDTSATESGDEVPLELYTAFQHTPTSIILTTGRLAGNKQADKKRKRSGEKEPVATSARAKKAFREGSRKSSRVKGGAPEMEPGEHPSLWENKMKAWMEAYEDAGSNQYSEDVQILLRVKEAGDGKTLAYNTHTATFKPPVESQVQKNKKILKAVRDLAPDSLIIEYRGKFMLRQQFEANGCFFKRPYPFVLFYSKFDGLEMCVDARSFGNEARFIRRSCTPNSEVRHVLEDGMLHLYIYSLRSISKGTEITIGFDYDYGCCKYKVDCACVRGNPECPVLKHNLEPTENLEASSRRRGRKDKEPMMQRGDHLDLGQNQNMTLDCDGKTKGLGADGKQRKLSPLRLSISNNQDPTELEGVEDQPDNSVSSEVEMESEETIAERKRKMASPAEESHLQGVGASSCLGLSKPETREERKMEAILQAFARMEKREKRREQALEKIGTKSEGGIKEEPPATPEADMQSPGIMTPLLEVKEEPGLNKPTPAKLRGSKQRKSFSRSRTHIGQQRRRARTISTCSDIPPGSPGELLDPLANDSLDVEASRDPEPEALSSHAPDTSPPYSGSPAPDRNRSGQKYPKTKKHLVSEWCVDKQERSLRTPEPAPERPLRISSDPEVLATQLNALPGMGPSPHVYSTPKHYVRFSSPFLANRSPTTPGVPTGRRRSRELPDTPPTSGSCKKRWLKQALEEETTTPPPSSGRPTLVMPSEGPLSPPINGDSDSPLPYNGSCTLPELPTPLKKRRLGLCPLDACMSESSTPYGSPCATPTRADLSETPGTPLLLATPPRVTRMEEPSPEPLPSTPTHTLSAPQESESSLDSSPEGSRRPSPQEAERPPSLLSSPCVAVRAPSLDVLPPPRGQDQRPPEPPAPHPRAPGLCGRGGARDSDRGQQRHPLLHRPSLFLPPPPLDEESRESGSVRARGSVLLPHQL